In Oscillospiraceae bacterium, the genomic window AAAACAGCATGTCGTGAATACGCTCTTTGACGCCAACGCTTAATTCTTGTACGTTTTCATCTTGCCATAAAACTACATTTTTTCCTTGCCTTTTTTACGCATTTTATCATTGTCATTGACAGTCATAATCCAACACAACCGCCTCTTCGTCGTCGGCAAAAAATTGGGACAGACTTATGCCAAGCCCCTTGCAAATCGCCTGCAATGTGGGAATGGTTGGCTGATTGTTTAGCCTAAATAGGTTATTGAGTGACCCCTCAGAAATACCCGCCATTTTCGCCAGTTTATAATTACTTAAACCGCGCTCGTCGCGCAACTTTCTGATTTTTTCCAGCACTTCCATATCCACACCTCCATTGATATTAAGAATACACTTATAAAAATGTGCAAAACAGACTTAATAGGGCTTGCGATTACACATATTAAGGTGTATAACAGCGCATGAACATGACTGTTCAACTACACAATGGAGGAAACATAATGAATAAGGCAATTTCTCTACTGCTTGTACTGGTGCTTGCAAGCGCATTACTTGTTGGTTGCGACAATGGCGGTGGACTTGACGGCACATGGGTGCTTCAAGAGGCAAGGGGTGACGGGGTTCGTTCCAGTATCCATTTTGATGGCGACACTTTTACCCTTACGGAACTTCGTCATGTAACGATGGTACGGGAGCATAGCCCTATATTTGGGCAAAGTACCAGCACTGAAAGTACCGATGGTTTGGCATCTATTAGCTCATCTGTCGGGCTGGGATTTCCTTTTGGCGAGGACTTCGACGTTCTCAGCCAAGAAAACCTTGAACTGACCTCAGAGCAACAAATTGAGCGTGTTCGTTTTCTTCACCAATCGGTCATAACAGGCACAATATCCATATTGGGCGATAGGATAGAATTTACGACCGAAGCTGGTCTTGTTCGAGCCGTTGATTTTAATCAAACAAGAGGTAGGCTGGAACTCGGCAGGGCGACACTTGTTCGCGGATAAAGCAGCAAAAAAACAGGAGGATATTTTCGTGCAACCAAACAACATACAAGTCGGCGAAACTGTATTTGCGCTATGGAAATCGAACGGCTGCTATTACCCCGCAACAGTCAAGCAAATCGCTGGAAATACCGTTGATGTTGCTTTCTTAGACGGTAGCGCAGGTCAAGTGTCAAGTGACCATGTTATTCCCTTACAAGACGCATACAACAATCTATCACTACAAGGTAATTGGGAAAACGGCGGCGAATACTATGACGGCACTATATTAAGCCAAAATCCATTGACTATGCTGTACAGTGATGGCAACTCCGAACGCATAAATTTAGCACAACTGCGCGGCAAAATCGGCGGCAAGTCTGCGCCTCCCAACATAGACGAGTGCGAACTAACCGCACATTGTCGAACCTGCGGAGCAAAAATTCTTGACGAGGCTGTTGTCTGCCCGCATTGCGGCATTGAAACGGGCATATATTCAGAAGAAAGAGAGTTCATGAAAACATGGATAAAATGGGAGGCTTTATCGTGGCTATGGTGGCTCTTAGGCTTAGCCGCTCTCTCTGGTTTGTCGTGGTTTTTCTGGTGGTTGATTTGGGGAACATAGAGCTAAATAGGGCTGGCATGAAAATTGCCAGCCCTTGCTATTTTAACGCCGTTAAATGCCGCTGATATAGCATATAGACATATCAAGCATAGTGTGGTATACTAGGTGTGCAATAACCTGTTAGAGGGGCTTATAGCGCAGTATAACGGCATAAGGGGTGTGGTAGCTATGCGAAAACTAAAAATCTATCTTGACACGTCGGTGGTTAGTCACTTAGACGCGCAAGATACACCCGACAAAATGGCTGATACGCATAAATTATGGGACGCTATAATAGCGGGTGAATTTGAGGTTGTACTATCTAGTGTTGATTTTGAGGAACTGCTGGTGTGTTCGCCTGATAAACGTGCTATTTTGGCAGAGTATTTAGTGCGTATTCCTTACACATTGGTTGAGGTTGACTACGATGTCGTACGGATTGCTGAAAAATTTGTTGATTTGGGCATACTAAAACAGAAAAGCATTGACGACTGTCGGCACATTGCCGCCGCTATCGTGAGCAAGTGTGATGTAATCGTTTCATGGAACTTCAAGCACATTGTAAATCATAAAACCATGCAAGGCGTAAAGGCTGTAACCGCACTCGAAGGATATAGCGACTTATTGATATATACGCCAACTACACTTATTGGAGGTGAAGATGATGAATAATACCCCAAGACCAAATATAAGTCCCGATTTTACCATTGATGATATTCACAAAATCCGTGAATGGAATTATGAACGGCGTAAAGGCATGAGCCGTCAAGAGGTTATTGACGACATTAACCGAGGGGCGGCAGAGTTTAACGCTCTCATTGATAAAATGCGGCTTGACACGTCTGTCAATGCTGACGTACACAAAGAAGTAAGCCGTCGTTTATCGGGCGTTAGGCGTACAGCACGTACCAGCGCGTCAAAATAATTTTGTAAGCCTACCCCAGCTAACGATACGGCAAAAAATGGGGGTATGGGGCTTACTTGTCCATGCGCGTGGTGAGTGCAAGCGGTCAAAAAATGAGTAACCCGTACAGGCTACCCATGTGTGACTATTGGGTGAAATATTTTTTTGCTGGCGTACAATAAGCGCAAGCGCACCATATACCAACTCTTGAATATATTTCATTATAACATATTCATGCAACTGTGTCAATCTGCTCCCTATACCCTTATCGTACCCTTTAATTTACCCTTTACACGATTGAAATACTCTTTACGGGAAAACACACAACAAACAATACAATCGCTGTAACCATTGCAAATTCAGACTTATTGTGACACAGAAAATGCTATGGATTGGCAATGTTATAATTCAAATCCCTCCTTCTCCGCCAAAAGGCTTTGACAAAAAAGATGCCACGCCCTGAACCCCGCTTTTCAAGCGGGGTTCAGACGTTTTTGTACTCCGCAAATTAACTCCTCATTTTATAGATGACAGTAAGGGTCAACGAACGGTACTTGTTACAGGTCATTGCGCCGGCGCACAAGGCTGAGCTGTTTGGTAACGCGGGCGGGCGGTGATGCTTGCTATATGGTTACTTTCGTGATATACTGTAAGCAGAAAGCGGGGTGCGTCGACAATGAAAGTTAATCAAGAAATCAGGGACATAACGGAAGCCATCAAAGCGGCCGTTCCCGTTGAGCGCATTTATTTGTTCGGTTCACACGCTTATGGTACGCCCAACGATGATAGCGATTATGACTTTTTTGTCGTCATTCCGGATGATAGTATGCGTCCGATTGATGCGATGAAGCTGGCGCGGCGCTCGCTCAGGACAGTGGACAGAAAAACACCTACAGATATACTGGCCGATTATAGTAGCCGGTTCGATGACCGAAAGCAATATAACACATTGGAAAAAAAGATTGTTAATGAAGGGATGGTACTATATGAACGACAAAATGCTCGTTGATGAGTAGCTGGTCATAGCGCGTGAAGATTTAGATACAGCACAGTATCTTTTTGAGAAACCAAACAAAAAACCACTAGAAATTATTTGCTACCACTGCCAGCAATCTGCTGAAAAGGCTTTGAAAGCATACCTATGTGCAAATGGGCTTGAGGTTCCAAAGACGCATGAAGTTGAGTTGCTTTGTCATAGATGCAATGAAATCAACCCCGCATTTTCCACACTATATGATGACTGTCAAGACTTGCAGGTTTATGCAACCGGAACACGTTATCCGAATCGAATTGAGGTAAGTGAGCAGGACGCGAAACAAGCGTTACAGCAAGCAAACACTATCTATCAATTGGCTAAAACACAGATTGCAGTAGATCCGCCGCTCCAATTAAATATTCCGACTCCGCTACAGGCAGCGTTCAAAGAAATTTCGCCGCCGGTCATGATGAAGACGGATGCTTGATTGTTTATCCCGCCACCGGACATCAACGCCGATATATTTCCTGTAATCACCCCTGTAACCACTTGTCAAGGACTTTTTTATACAAACGCCAAAATCCCACAAAATAGGGCTTGCCTATCCTGCGGGATTTATTGTTCAAAATGTGCCTACTCATGGCGTAAGTCGGGGCTTAACCGTTAGGGCAACGAGTGCTTATACTGCGAAATACTTATCTTGATTTTCAATATGCCTTTTAATTTCAGGCACATCGTCAACTGTCAAATCTGCCATGCTCATCATAAATCCGGCACAATGGGTAAGTGCTTGCCCATCAATATTTGTAAAGTTATAATATCGTGGTTTGCCATTGCACACGGTGCAAGCTCCACATACTGGCGAAACAGGAAAATGAGTTCGCTTTGTATCGCTGGTTTTGTCTTGATATGACTGCACAATATTGCGAAGTGGTTTTTGAAATTTGTCAGAATACTCGTTGCTGGCGTTGTACTTTAACAGAAATACAAAACCGCTTTGACTTTGTTTGCTGCATCCTATTCTTGTCATAACATTTCCCGATTTTTCAAATTGGAGCGCAAACGGGGTTTGACTATTCTTGTATTTTTTCATTGAGTAACCAAGCTCTAACAAATAATCAATGACAGGCTCGCATAATGTCTTTTGCTCCTCGTTGATGTGCGAATATAATATTTCCGCAAGTTCTTTTTGTTTTGTGTTCATACGTCACCTCGACCTACTCCGATTCAAATCGACCCGGTTCATCGTAAGTGTAGTAAATGTTGCACTCCGGCATTGTCGCTTTCAAGTCCTCTTTTACTTCATCGGTTATATTCATTTCTCGCAATTCAAGGTATTTCAGCCCCCTCAACTCCTTGACCAAATCAATATTCCGTGCCACGGGATTAAACGATAGCGTCAAATGTTCGAGTTGTTGCATATTCCGCAGTCCATCAAGGTTGACGATATTATTATTTGCCAACGTTAGATACACCATTTTTGTCAAATTATTTAGTGGGGCAAGGTTTGAAATTCTGTTATCATGTGCGTCAAGATAGCTTAGGTTTAGGCAATTTTCTAAGGGTGACAAGTCATCACTTGGTTCATATTGATTGCGATGCCCTCTAACTGCGGCAAGTGTCTGATGATTTCAATCTCCGTCAAACGGCAATCGAATAGATAGATTTTCTTTAATTTCGTCAACCCTTTAATCGGCGATATATCCTCAATTTTATTACTATAAAGCCATGCGTTTTCAAGGTTGACCCAATGCTTCACAAATGAAATATCGGTAATTTCGCAAGCGGTAAAACTGATATTTTTCAAATTTGTTAAGTTTGATATACACTCTAAGTCAGAGTAGTTATTTTGGTTCGTCTTTTCATCTTTGGGCGAAAACGGACAGTTGCCCGCAAATAAGGTTTCCAATTTTACTAGGCTTGCTAGTGGCGATAAATCGTTTATACAGTTCCCCATGATTTCAAGGTGCGTTAGGTTTTTGAATTGCTCTAAATCTCGAATATCAGCAATACCTAAATTGTTTAATTTTAATTCCGCAACCGCCAATATGTCACTTTCTGATAAATCTTCATCTGTCGATTTACCGATTTGTTTACGCACTTCGTTTTCGATTATTTTATTAAGGAAAAATGCATCGTTGGCAGGCAATAAAATTTCATCTATTGAACAATTTAGCACTCTTGCCATTGCCGGAAGTGTCGCTGTTTCAGGCAAGCATTTTCCTGTTTCCCATTTGGATACAGCTTGTGGGCTGACTGATAAAATTTCGGCGAACTTTTCGCCAGTAAGTCCTTGCTGTTTACGCAGCAACGCAATTTGCTTGCCGATTTTCATAGTGTTCATTTCTGCACCTCATTACATAGTATTTCGCACCGACACAGTAAGTTTAACACAGTATAATTTCCATGTCCATGCTATGTATGTTTAAGTCACAAAAAAGAAACATCAACCTGAGGTTGATTGAAGATAATATAAACTACCGACCTTGCCGTGGGCAAGTTGGCGTAGTGTAGCGAATGTCGCTACCCACGGCATGAGTATACCACAACGGCGGGGCAATGTCTACCTCTTTTTGCTCATTGGCGGTTGAAAATCCCGCCAAAGTGTGGTATAATGCGACTGTGTTTTGCGTGATTAAATTGTCTACACGCTGTGTAGACAATTCTGACGGGGAGGTAAGCGATGAACCAAGAACTAACAACACTACACGGCAACACTTACGGCAAAGTCCGCGAAACGCTGTTGACTGCCAAAAATAAAGTCTATGCCGCCGTCAACTTTACAATGGTAGAGGCATATTGGGAAATAGGCAAAGAAATAGCCGAGGCTATTGGCGAGCGCGCCGAGTACGGCAAGGGCTTGATAGCCTATCTTTCGGCACAGCTTACGGCAGAGTTTGGTAAAGGTTTTGATGAGTCCTCGTTACGCAAAATGCGTAAGTTTTATTTAACCTTTCCAATTCGGGACTCA contains:
- a CDS encoding helix-turn-helix domain-containing protein is translated as MEVLEKIRKLRDERGLSNYKLAKMAGISEGSLNNLFRLNNQPTIPTLQAICKGLGISLSQFFADDEEAVVLDYDCQ
- a CDS encoding PIN domain nuclease, which gives rise to MRKLKIYLDTSVVSHLDAQDTPDKMADTHKLWDAIIAGEFEVVLSSVDFEELLVCSPDKRAILAEYLVRIPYTLVEVDYDVVRIAEKFVDLGILKQKSIDDCRHIAAAIVSKCDVIVSWNFKHIVNHKTMQGVKAVTALEGYSDLLIYTPTTLIGGEDDE
- a CDS encoding nucleotidyltransferase domain-containing protein, producing MKVNQEIRDITEAIKAAVPVERIYLFGSHAYGTPNDDSDYDFFVVIPDDSMRPIDAMKLARRSLRTVDRKTPTDILADYSSRFDDRKQYNTLEKKIVNEGMVLYERQNAR
- a CDS encoding HEPN domain-containing protein — encoded protein: MAREDLDTAQYLFEKPNKKPLEIICYHCQQSAEKALKAYLCANGLEVPKTHEVELLCHRCNEINPAFSTLYDDCQDLQVYATGTRYPNRIEVSEQDAKQALQQANTIYQLAKTQIAVDPPLQLNIPTPLQAAFKEISPPVMMKTDA
- a CDS encoding helix-turn-helix domain-containing protein, with amino-acid sequence MNTMKIGKQIALLRKQQGLTGEKFAEILSVSPQAVSKWETGKCLPETATLPAMARVLNCSIDEILLPANDAFFLNKIIENEVRKQIGKSTDEDLSESDILAVAELKLNNLGIADIRDLEQFKNLTHLEIMGNCINDLSPLASLVKLETLFAGNCPFSPKDEKTNQNNYSDLECISNLTNLKNISFTACEITDISFVKHWVNLENAWLYSNKIEDISPIKGLTKLKKIYLFDCRLTEIEIIRHLPQLEGIAINMNQVMTCHP